The segment CACGGCGACGATCATGGCGGTATCGGCGGCGGACATCAGCACCTGGCCGCAGACCACGCCGCCCGCATGGCGGAACGATTCGCTGAACGGCAGGCGCAGCGTGACGCCCTGGGCATCGACGGCTTCGGCACGCAGGCCGAGCTGGCGCACCCATGGCGCCAGCACGCGCTCCAGCGTGGCGTCGATATCGTTGAGGCTGAATTGCGGTGCGGCTTCGGACATGGCGCTCCTGGTTCTGGCTGGCCGCACCGTAGCCGTCCTGTAACGGACCGCTACTCTGTCTCCTCCGGCGCGACGCGATGTTTGAGGCAATGATACAGGGGGCCGGTGGCCAGCACCACGAAGGCCATCCGGATCACGTGGAACGCGGTCACCAGCGGCACCCCCACCTCCAGCACCTTGGCCGTGATGCACATCTCGGCGATGCCGCCCGGCGTGGTGCCCAGGATCACCGTGGCCGGGTGCGCGCCCGACTGCGCCGACAGCCCCCAGCCCACCAGCGCCGATACCACCAGCGCCAGCACGGTGTAGAGCGCCACGCCCGACAGGAAGCGCGGCGCGGTATGCAGGAACTCGCGCGAGAAGCGCACCCCCAGCGAGACCCCGATCAGCAGCTGGCCGGCACGGCTCATCCAGGTGGGGATGGCCGACAGCTCGATCCCGGACGCGGTCAGCACCGCCGCGGCCAGCAGCGTGCCGATCACGAACGGGTTGGGCATGTTCAGCCGCTTCACCAGCAGCGCCACGCCCAGCGTGATCGCGACCAGCGCCAGCAGCCCCGGGGCGCTGACCACGCGCGGGCCGGGGATATAGGGGTCGAGCCCGTGGATGCCGCCGTACTGGAAGATGGCCGGCACGGTCACCACCACCATCAGCACCCGCAGTGAATGCGCGGCCGCCACCTGGTCGATGCGCGCGCCGTTGCGCTCGGCCAGGTTGGCCATCTCCGAGGCACCGCCGATGGCGGTGGAGAAGAACGCGGTCTTGAAGGCCACGCCGGTGGTCCGCCGCAGCAGGATGGCACCGCCCGCGCCCAGCACCAGCGCGAACAGCGAGCCGGCAATGATGTAGGGCAGGTATTCCACCAACCGCGCCACCACGTCCGGCGTGAAGTAGAGCCCGAGCGACGCGCCAATCACCCACTGGCCCGCGTTGCGGGCCTGCGACGGCGCCCGCAGGTCGGCCCCGGCCATGCGCGCGGCGGCCACGGCCAGCAGCGGGCCGATCATCCACGGCAGCGGGGTATGCAGCGCGGTGCAGAGCAGGGCGGCGGCCAGCCCGAGCGCCAGCGTGGGCAGCGCGGACAGCCAGGGGTTGGAGAAGAGACGCATGGTTCAGCGGCCTGGCACGGAAGCGCCGGCGCCTTGTTGTTTTGGAAAACGAGAGACGAAAGACAAGAGGCCCGCACACCATTGGCGTGCGGGCCTCGCAAAGCTTACCGCAAGATCGCGCGCATCAGGCCGCGTTGTCGGCCTGCGCGTGCGCCGAGGTGCGGGTCGCGTGCCAGCGCAACAGGCGCGGGATCACCACCACCGCCACGGTCAGCGCCAGGATGGTGGCCGAGATCGGCTGGCGCAGGAACAGGGTCCAGTCGCCCTGGCCGATCGACAGCGCATTGCGCAGCTGCTTCTCGGCCATCGGCCCCAGGATCATGCCCACGATCACCGGCGCGGTGGGGAAGTCGAAGCGGCGCATCACCATGCCGAGCAGGCCGACCACGAACAGCAGCAGCAGGTCGAACCACGACTGGCGGATGCCGTAGGCGCCCAGCCCGGCGAAGATCAGGATGCCGCCGTACAGCAGCGGCGTGGGCACGCGCAGCATGCGCACCCACAGCCCGATCGCCGGCAGGTTCAGCACCAGCAGCATGACGTTGCCGATATACAGCGACGCCAGCAGGCCCCACACCAGGTCGCCCGAGGTCTGGAACAGCATCGGGCCCGGCTGCAGGTTGTAGTTCTGGAACGCGGCCAGCAGGATCGCGGTGGTGTTGGAGGTGGGGATGCCCAGCGTCAGCAGCGGGGCCAGCGTCGCGGTCACTGCGGCGTTGTTGGCCGCTTCGGGGCCGGCCACGCCTTCGATCGCGCCGACCTTGCCGAAGTCTTCCTTGTGGTCGGACAGCTTCTTCTCGGTGGCATACGACAGGAAGGTCGGGATCTCGGCGCCGCCGGCGGGGATCAGCCCGAACGGGAAGCCGATGAAGGTGCCGCGGATCCACGCCGGGATCGAGCGCTTCCAGTCCGACTTGTTCATGTGGACCGAGCTGAGCTTGTTGAAGGTGCCCGCCGGCTGCGGGAAGAACGCGTTGAACAGCGCCTCGCCCACCGCGAACAGGCCCACCGCCACCACCACGATGTCGATGCCGTCGTACAGCTCCTGCACGTTCATCGAATAGCGGGTCTGGCCCGACAGCGAATCCATGCCGATCAGGCCGATGCCCAGGCCCAGGAACAGTGCGGTCATGCCGCGCAGCAGCGACGAGCCCAGCACGGCCGAGACCGTGGTGAAGGCCAGCAGCATGATCATGAAGTACTCGCCCGGGCCGAACTGCAGCGCAACGTCCGCCGCCACCGGCGCGAACATCGACAGCATCACCGTGGCGATGGTGCCCGCCACGAACGAGCCGATCGCCGCGGTGGCCAGCGCCGGGCCGGCGCGCCCGTTCTTGGCCATCAGGTTGCCTTCCATGGCTGTGACCATGGTGGAAGACTCGCCCGGCGTGTTCATCAGGATCGAGGTGGTCGAGCCGCCGTACATCGCGCCGTAGTAGATGCCGGCGAACATGATCAGCGCGGCGGTCGGTTCCACCTTGGCGGTCAGCGGCAGCAGCATCGCCACCGTCAGCGCGGGGCCGATGCCCGGCAGCACGCCGATGGCGGTGCCAAGGAAGCAGCCCACCAGGGCCCACATCAGGTTGATCGGCGTGATGGCCACGGCAAAGCCGTGCATCAGCTGGTTCAGGGTATCCATTCGAAGACTCCTTGCTGGACGGGCGGGCGGGCTCAGAAGCCGGCGATGGGCAGCAGCGGCAGGTTGATGCCGAGCAGGAACTCAAACAGCGCCCACATCGGCACCGTGATGCACAGGCCCATCAGCGCGTCGCGCACGATGCGGCGGCTGCCGTAGCCACGCGCCACGCACACCATCAGCAGCGTGGAAGCGATCACGAAGCCAAGCGTGCCGATCAGCGCCATGTTCAGCACCAGGCCCGCGGCCACCCACAGGAAGCCGCCGAAGTTGTGCGGCGCGTTGGGCAGCTCGGCATCTTCTTCCGGCATATTGCGGAAACCGCCGCGCACGCCCTGCCAGGTCAGCAGCGCGCCGCACACGGCCAGGCCGACGGCCACCAGCGTGGGCACGAAGCGCGGCGACAGGCCGGCGTAGCCCTCGTCGCCGGAAATGCCGGACAGCCCGAGGAAGAAAAACAGGGAGAGCGCCAGCACGGCAATGCCGATGGCGAGGTGCGAGGGTTTCATGGAGACTCCTTGGCCTTTGTCGCCAGCATGGGTGCTGGCGTCCGCGACGCTGGCAGGTGCTGCCCGCGCGGCGGCAGGGCCCGGCGACATATGATTATTTGTCTGGTATCGCAGGTGGACACCGGGCCCTGCGCCGTTTTCCTGCCGCCGGGTTCACCGGCGGGATTGGCAGGCACGACAGGTAAAGCAGGTTGATGCGGTACTGCCGGTTTGGGTGCTGCCGGCAGTTCTTACTTGGCCACGCCCAGTTCACGCAGCGAGCCGCCCAGGCGGGCCGATTCGCTGTCGACGAACTTGCCGAACTCGTCGCCAGTCAGCAGGAACGGGGTCCAGTCATTCTTCTGCAGCGTGTCCTTCCAGGCCTGGCTCTCGGTGGCCTTGACCACGGCGTCGATCATGGCCTTGCGCTGCTCGGCGCTGATGCCGGGCGCGCCGTACACGCCGCGCCAGTTATAGATCTCGACGTTCACGCCTTGCTCCTTGAGCGTCGGGATATCGGCGGTGCGGTCCTTGGAGGTCACCGCCAGCGCGCGCATCTTGCCGCTCTTGATGAAGGGCAGGAATTCCGACACGCCGGCGATGCCCACCGTCACGTGGCCGCCCATGATCGAGGCCGAGGCTTCGCCGCCGCCCTGGAACGGCACGTAGTTGATCTTCTTGGGATCGACGCCCGATTCCTTGGCGATCAGGCCGGCCAGGATGTGGTCGATCGAACCCTTGGAGCCGCCGCCCCAGCTGACGCTGCCCGGGTTGGCCTTGAGCTGCGTGGTCAGGTCCTTGACCGACTTGATCGGCGAGCTGGCCGGCACGGTGATGACCATGGTGTCGGCGAACAGGCGCGCGATCGGGGTGGCGTTCTTCAGCGTGACCGGCGGCTTGTTGGTCTCGATCGCGCCCACCATCACCGCGCCCACCACCATCAGCGCATTGGGGTTGCCCTTGTCGGTATTGACGAACTGGGTCAGCGCGATGGTGCCGCCGGCGCCGCCCTTGTTGTCGTATGAAGCGGTCTTGGCCTGGCCCGCGGCAATCATCGCGGCGCCCAGCGAGCGGCCGGTCTGGTCAAAGCCGCCGCCGGGGTTGGCGCCGATCATGACCTTGACGCTATCGAGCGCAAAGGCCGGCGCGGCGGCGAAGGTGGCGGCAACGGCGGCCGATGCCATCACGGCATGGGCCAGGCGGGAATAGGTACGGCGCATAGCGGTCTCCTGGTGTTACCGGGGATGCGCCATGCCAGCCTGCTGGCAGCCGCGATCCGACCCGGGCGTTCCGGCTGCCACTGCGTTGCGGGGGACGGGAAGACAGCCTGGCGGACTGCGCGAAAGGCGCAGTGCCGGTGCTTGTCTCCTGTCCGGCGCGGCGGGGCGTGGCCGGGACTGTTCTTGGACTTTTGGTGAACGTCAGACCGGAATTACCGGTCATGGGGCGGATTCTAGGCGGGGGAAACTGTCAAAAGGCTGTCAATCGGGGGCAGAAAGGGTCGGGGTTTACGTGGATGGCGGATTGCAGCGCGGGCGCAGGCCCCTCAACCCGCCGGCTTCGCCTGCAGGCACGGGTCCTTGCGCGCCACCGCCGGCACCACCACGGCCATGTCGAACTCGCCGTCGGCAGGCGGGTTTTCCACATACCCCACGCTGACCACCTGCCCCACGCCCGCCCCCAGCCAGCGCGGCACGCCGATGTCGCGCCGCACGTGGCCGTTGCCGGCGATCAGCACCGCGCCGCGCTGCGCGTAGGGGCGCAGCGTCTGCGCCATCACCGCATCGCGCGCGGCCTGCGCCGCCAGCATCCCGGGCAGCATGGCCTTGGGGAAATTGCCGCAGTGGCCCCGGTCCAGCACCGCCGTCTGCGCGGCCACGAGGTCGCCGGGGAGCGCACCGGACAGACCCAGCTGCTGGCGCTCGCCGGCCGGGAACAGGCTGTCCAGTCCGCCGCGCACGATCTTGCCGGCGTCGGCGCGCGACAGGTTGGCCGCCACCAGCGGCAGGTCGTACCGCAGCGCCAGCGCCACCACCGGCCGGTACAGCGGCCATTGCCAGGCACCGCCGCCGGCCTGGGCGATCAGGTAGTCGGCATCGCGCGGGCGCTCGCGGCGGGCGCGCTCGATATCGGGCTGGCGCTCGCGGTCGAACTGTTCCATGGCGATGGCCGGGCGCCAGCCTTGCTCGACGGCGCGCGTCAGCGCGGCCAGGCGCTGCTGCTGCGCGGCGGCGTTGTCGTGGACCTCGCCCAGCAGCACGTAGGACTTGCCGGCGAAGGCGGCGCTGACCGCCTCGGGCGCGGGGCGCGTGGCCGCGCAGCCGGTGGCGAGCACAGCGACAGCGGCGGCCAGCATGCCGGCAATGCGCAAACGGAATGACATCACGCAGTTCCTTTCCCTATCTCGTTGTAGTGGCGGGGTTGGCGGCCTGCGCTCCCGCTTGTTGCCCGGGTTGGTGTGATGGTCACGTCATCATTCCGTGACGACGCGCGGGCGTTCCAGGCGGTGCGCGGCGACGTCGAGCGCATCGGTGTTCGCAACCTTGTGCCGGCGCGCCCACGTCACCAGCACGTAGCCGCGCCCGCTTTCAGGCGGATGGCGCGCGCAGCCACTACATGTCGCTGATGTCCGACCCTGGCCGGCACCTCGAAAGCAAAGAGCCCGCAGCAATGCTGCGGCCTCCTCTTGTCTGCCGGTGCCTCAGCGCTGGTGCACGGTCTCGCCCGGAGCCTTGTCCGGCAGCTTGGTGCCTTCAGAATCAATCTGCAACGGCCCCGTCCCGGAGAACCGGTCCAGCGCGAGGTAGATCACCGGCGTGATAAACAGCGTGATCACCTGCGAGA is part of the Cupriavidus necator genome and harbors:
- a CDS encoding PaaI family thioesterase; protein product: MSEAAPQFSLNDIDATLERVLAPWVRQLGLRAEAVDAQGVTLRLPFSESFRHAGGVVCGQVLMSAADTAMIVAVASALGAFRPMTTVTLTTNFMRPVIDGDVLVRANVLRLGKTVVFGEIELTGTDGKLAVQATTTYALL
- a CDS encoding AbrB family transcriptional regulator, which produces MRLFSNPWLSALPTLALGLAAALLCTALHTPLPWMIGPLLAVAAARMAGADLRAPSQARNAGQWVIGASLGLYFTPDVVARLVEYLPYIIAGSLFALVLGAGGAILLRRTTGVAFKTAFFSTAIGGASEMANLAERNGARIDQVAAAHSLRVLMVVVTVPAIFQYGGIHGLDPYIPGPRVVSAPGLLALVAITLGVALLVKRLNMPNPFVIGTLLAAAVLTASGIELSAIPTWMSRAGQLLIGVSLGVRFSREFLHTAPRFLSGVALYTVLALVVSALVGWGLSAQSGAHPATVILGTTPGGIAEMCITAKVLEVGVPLVTAFHVIRMAFVVLATGPLYHCLKHRVAPEETE
- a CDS encoding tripartite tricarboxylate transporter permease, yielding MDTLNQLMHGFAVAITPINLMWALVGCFLGTAIGVLPGIGPALTVAMLLPLTAKVEPTAALIMFAGIYYGAMYGGSTTSILMNTPGESSTMVTAMEGNLMAKNGRAGPALATAAIGSFVAGTIATVMLSMFAPVAADVALQFGPGEYFMIMLLAFTTVSAVLGSSLLRGMTALFLGLGIGLIGMDSLSGQTRYSMNVQELYDGIDIVVVAVGLFAVGEALFNAFFPQPAGTFNKLSSVHMNKSDWKRSIPAWIRGTFIGFPFGLIPAGGAEIPTFLSYATEKKLSDHKEDFGKVGAIEGVAGPEAANNAAVTATLAPLLTLGIPTSNTTAILLAAFQNYNLQPGPMLFQTSGDLVWGLLASLYIGNVMLLVLNLPAIGLWVRMLRVPTPLLYGGILIFAGLGAYGIRQSWFDLLLLFVVGLLGMVMRRFDFPTAPVIVGMILGPMAEKQLRNALSIGQGDWTLFLRQPISATILALTVAVVVIPRLLRWHATRTSAHAQADNAA
- a CDS encoding tripartite tricarboxylate transporter TctB family protein gives rise to the protein MKPSHLAIGIAVLALSLFFFLGLSGISGDEGYAGLSPRFVPTLVAVGLAVCGALLTWQGVRGGFRNMPEEDAELPNAPHNFGGFLWVAAGLVLNMALIGTLGFVIASTLLMVCVARGYGSRRIVRDALMGLCITVPMWALFEFLLGINLPLLPIAGF
- a CDS encoding Bug family tripartite tricarboxylate transporter substrate binding protein; protein product: MRRTYSRLAHAVMASAAVAATFAAAPAFALDSVKVMIGANPGGGFDQTGRSLGAAMIAAGQAKTASYDNKGGAGGTIALTQFVNTDKGNPNALMVVGAVMVGAIETNKPPVTLKNATPIARLFADTMVITVPASSPIKSVKDLTTQLKANPGSVSWGGGSKGSIDHILAGLIAKESGVDPKKINYVPFQGGGEASASIMGGHVTVGIAGVSEFLPFIKSGKMRALAVTSKDRTADIPTLKEQGVNVEIYNWRGVYGAPGISAEQRKAMIDAVVKATESQAWKDTLQKNDWTPFLLTGDEFGKFVDSESARLGGSLRELGVAK
- a CDS encoding ChaN family lipoprotein — its product is MSFRLRIAGMLAAAVAVLATGCAATRPAPEAVSAAFAGKSYVLLGEVHDNAAAQQQRLAALTRAVEQGWRPAIAMEQFDRERQPDIERARRERPRDADYLIAQAGGGAWQWPLYRPVVALALRYDLPLVAANLSRADAGKIVRGGLDSLFPAGERQQLGLSGALPGDLVAAQTAVLDRGHCGNFPKAMLPGMLAAQAARDAVMAQTLRPYAQRGAVLIAGNGHVRRDIGVPRWLGAGVGQVVSVGYVENPPADGEFDMAVVVPAVARKDPCLQAKPAG